A window of the Candidatus Eremiobacterota bacterium genome harbors these coding sequences:
- a CDS encoding alpha-amylase, which yields MESDRLWYRDAVVYQTHVKAYQDSNGDGIGDLRGLTARLDYLAELGVTALWLLPFFPSPLRDDGYDIADYTGVHPSYGSLEDVRTLVDAAHARGIRVLAELVVNHTSAQHPWFVHARHAPRGSPERNWYVWSDDDKKYRGTRIIFTDTEHSNWAWDPVAGQYYWHRFFAHQPDLNFDNPEVLGAIVDVMRFWSQIGVDGFRLDAVPYLCEREGTNNENLPETQAVIKILRAVLEKEYPDRIFLAEANQWPEDLNAYFGDGDECHMCFHFPLMPRLFMAVADADRYPVYDILRQTPPIPENCQWAVFLRNHDELTLEMVSDRERERLNA from the coding sequence GTGGAATCGGACCGGCTCTGGTATCGCGACGCGGTCGTCTACCAGACGCACGTCAAGGCTTACCAGGACTCGAACGGCGACGGGATCGGCGATCTGCGCGGGCTGACCGCACGGTTGGACTATCTCGCGGAGCTCGGCGTGACGGCGCTGTGGCTGCTCCCGTTCTTCCCCTCGCCGCTGCGCGACGACGGCTACGACATCGCGGACTACACCGGCGTGCACCCCTCGTACGGGTCGCTGGAGGACGTGCGCACGCTGGTCGACGCAGCGCATGCGCGGGGGATTCGCGTCCTTGCCGAGCTCGTCGTCAACCACACGTCCGCTCAGCATCCGTGGTTCGTGCACGCGCGCCACGCGCCGCGCGGCTCACCGGAACGCAACTGGTACGTCTGGTCGGACGACGACAAGAAGTACCGCGGCACGCGGATCATCTTCACGGACACGGAGCACTCGAACTGGGCTTGGGATCCGGTCGCGGGACAGTACTACTGGCACCGCTTTTTCGCGCATCAGCCCGACCTCAACTTCGACAACCCCGAGGTGCTCGGCGCGATCGTCGACGTCATGCGCTTCTGGTCGCAGATCGGCGTCGACGGGTTCCGCCTCGACGCCGTCCCGTATCTCTGCGAGCGCGAGGGGACGAACAACGAAAACCTTCCCGAGACGCAAGCGGTGATCAAGATCCTGCGCGCCGTGCTCGAGAAAGAATATCCGGATCGCATCTTCCTGGCGGAAGCGAACCAGTGGCCCGAAGATCTCAACGCCTATTTCGGCGACGGCGACGAGTGCCACATGTGCTTTCACTTCCCGCTGATGCCGCGGCTGTTCATGGCCGTTGCCGACGCGGACCGCTATCCCGTCTACGACATCCTGCGGCAGACGCCGCCGATCCCCGAGAACTGTCAGTGGGCCGTTTTCCTGCGCAACCACGACGAGCTGACGCTCGAGATGGTAAGCGATCGCGAGCGTGAGCGGCTCAACGCG
- a CDS encoding MFS transporter, translated as MVVIGLGITWILDGLEVTIVGSINPTLASKNGLNFTDVQTGLAATAYLVGAVIGALGFGYLTDKFGRKRLFLVTLAWYLLCTTLTAFAWDFTSFAVFRMLAGMGIGGEYSAVNSAIDELIPSHRRGTADIAINGSWWIGTLVGALISIPLLNGRFFPPSLGWRLAFAFGAVLAIMVLFLRKSLPESPRWLLTHGRHDEAESIIGMIEDEVRAESRRELPPVKHKHLTFDVSRKTGFLATIETLIRTYPRRTVLVLVLMITQAFLYNAVFFNQGLQLTTFFGVKPGDVGLYIFPFAIGNFLGALVLGHFFDALGRKKMIAGCYIVSGALMVLSIVLFLDHALSALTLTILWCVMFFFASAGASAAYLTVSEIFPLETRATAIAFVYAVGTLIGGAVAPPVFGALIGTKDARMLALAWGIGAALMIAGGLTEVVLGIDAERKSLEEIAAPLTAGRLAEAA; from the coding sequence ATGGTCGTGATCGGCCTCGGAATCACCTGGATTCTCGACGGTCTCGAGGTCACGATCGTCGGCTCGATCAACCCGACGCTGGCCTCGAAGAACGGGCTGAACTTCACCGACGTCCAGACCGGGCTAGCGGCGACCGCGTATCTGGTCGGCGCGGTGATCGGCGCGCTCGGATTCGGCTATCTCACCGACAAATTCGGGCGCAAGCGGCTCTTCCTCGTCACGCTGGCGTGGTATCTGCTCTGCACGACGCTGACCGCGTTCGCGTGGGACTTCACGAGCTTTGCGGTCTTCCGAATGCTGGCCGGGATGGGGATCGGCGGCGAGTACAGCGCGGTGAACTCGGCGATCGACGAGCTGATCCCCTCGCACCGCCGCGGCACGGCCGACATCGCAATCAACGGTTCGTGGTGGATCGGGACGCTGGTCGGCGCGCTGATCTCGATCCCGCTGCTGAACGGGCGCTTCTTCCCGCCCTCGCTCGGATGGCGGCTCGCGTTCGCGTTCGGCGCGGTACTTGCGATCATGGTGCTGTTCCTGCGCAAGAGCCTCCCGGAAAGCCCGCGCTGGCTCCTCACCCACGGCCGCCATGACGAGGCCGAGAGCATCATCGGCATGATCGAGGACGAGGTACGCGCCGAGAGCCGTCGCGAGCTTCCGCCGGTGAAGCACAAGCACCTCACGTTCGACGTCTCGCGGAAGACGGGATTCCTCGCGACGATCGAGACGCTGATCCGCACGTATCCGCGGCGCACGGTGCTGGTGCTCGTCCTGATGATCACGCAGGCGTTCCTGTACAACGCCGTCTTCTTCAACCAAGGCCTGCAGCTCACCACGTTCTTCGGTGTGAAGCCGGGCGACGTCGGGCTCTACATCTTCCCGTTCGCGATCGGCAACTTCCTCGGCGCCCTCGTCCTCGGCCACTTTTTCGACGCGCTCGGCCGCAAGAAGATGATCGCAGGCTGCTACATCGTCAGCGGCGCGCTGATGGTGCTGAGCATCGTGCTGTTCCTGGACCACGCGCTGAGCGCGCTGACCCTGACGATCCTGTGGTGCGTGATGTTCTTCTTCGCCAGCGCCGGCGCGAGCGCGGCGTACCTCACGGTCAGCGAGATCTTCCCGCTCGAGACGCGCGCGACCGCGATCGCGTTCGTCTACGCGGTCGGGACGCTGATCGGCGGTGCGGTCGCGCCGCCGGTCTTCGGCGCGCTGATCGGGACGAAGGACGCGCGGATGCTGGCGCTCGCGTGGGGGATCGGCGCGGCGCTGATGATTGCCGGCGGGCTCACCGAGGTGGTCCTCGGGATCGACGCGGAGCGGAAGTCGCTCGAAGAGATCGCGGCACCGCTCACCGCAGGCCGCCTCGCCGAAGCGGCGTAA
- a CDS encoding MFS transporter yields the protein MRTTAAALVPIYGITLIDVLGTMIMVPLLPYLAQRYGANGLTVGTVLTTSAVAGVIAAPLWGSVSDKLGRKRIVLIAQCVSLAGYVLLALAQSMTTIFVARAIAGFGAGGIGVTQSYIADVTAEQDRDRAYAMFGAVFGIGIVLGPVLGGSLIRYGFAAPFAAAALIEAITIALTLRLLPNVRPASKAASFREAARVVARDPGVRSLVVRHLLFIFAVTYFFTVFSLFLKRELDIGPAVSSGLLAGAGLIGGISLLALVGPLARRFGEWAVAEGGFVLLVLAYTALAFVHQLWAFGAALGVWAIGAASIEPTLTALLSKRAPANERGAIMGFNDAANNLALIVAPVLGGAAIDANPHLVGIVPACVAALAFGIGVLRRSEDTGNARR from the coding sequence GTGCGAACCACGGCGGCGGCCCTCGTCCCGATCTACGGCATCACCCTGATCGACGTGCTCGGCACGATGATCATGGTCCCGCTGCTCCCGTACCTGGCGCAGCGCTACGGCGCGAACGGGCTGACGGTCGGAACCGTGCTCACGACCTCCGCGGTCGCCGGCGTGATCGCGGCGCCGCTCTGGGGAAGCGTGAGCGACAAGCTCGGCCGCAAGCGGATCGTGCTGATCGCGCAGTGCGTCTCGCTCGCCGGCTATGTTTTGCTTGCGCTGGCGCAGTCGATGACGACGATCTTCGTGGCGCGCGCGATCGCCGGCTTCGGCGCGGGCGGGATCGGCGTGACGCAGTCGTACATCGCCGACGTCACCGCGGAGCAGGACCGCGACCGCGCCTACGCGATGTTCGGCGCGGTCTTCGGAATCGGGATCGTGCTCGGCCCGGTGCTCGGCGGATCGTTGATCCGGTACGGTTTCGCGGCGCCGTTCGCCGCCGCCGCGCTGATCGAAGCGATCACGATCGCGCTGACGCTGCGCCTGCTGCCGAACGTGCGGCCGGCGTCGAAAGCGGCCAGCTTTCGCGAGGCGGCGCGCGTCGTCGCGCGCGATCCTGGCGTGCGCAGCTTGGTCGTTCGGCACCTGCTGTTCATCTTCGCGGTGACGTACTTCTTCACGGTCTTCTCGCTGTTTCTCAAGCGCGAGCTCGACATCGGGCCGGCGGTCTCGAGCGGGCTGCTTGCCGGCGCCGGGCTCATCGGCGGCATCTCGCTGCTCGCGCTGGTCGGACCGCTCGCGCGGCGCTTCGGTGAATGGGCGGTCGCCGAAGGCGGCTTCGTGCTGCTGGTGCTTGCATACACCGCGCTCGCCTTCGTGCACCAGCTGTGGGCGTTCGGCGCCGCGCTCGGCGTCTGGGCGATCGGCGCGGCGAGCATCGAGCCGACGCTGACGGCGCTGCTCTCGAAGCGCGCGCCGGCGAACGAGCGCGGCGCGATCATGGGCTTCAACGATGCCGCGAACAACCTCGCGCTGATCGTCGCCCCGGTGCTGGGCGGCGCGGCGATCGACGCGAACCCGCACCTGGTCGGAATCGTCCCGGCCTGCGTGGCGGCGCTCGCGTTCGGGATCGGCGTGCTGCGCCGGAGCGAAGACACCGGGAACGCGCGCCGGTAA
- a CDS encoding S46 family peptidase, whose amino-acid sequence MRRLLSFVAAATLVFSCLSSSAFADEGMWTFDNFPSAKVKQAYGFAPSRQWLDHVRLASLRAPGCSASFVSPDGLVMTNHHCVVNCLAQLSSAQKNYAESGFYAQRREDEIRCPNFELYQLVGIGDVTKTVQGAIAGKTGAAANVALREVTLREEQSCGSDPSVRCQVVPLYHGGIYDLYRYKRYDDVRLAFAPEFSVAQFGGDPDNFNFPRFDYDMSLVRAYENGKPAASPDYFSWSANGSTIGELVFVPGNPGGTSRELTTAELAYERDYALPAAVAQSEELRGILEEFMRRGAEQRREANERLFLLENGIKVQRGRRLALVDPAFFGTKVRDEKKLRAAVAAKPALRQYASAWTEIERLQPLRQSIARRAAAATAATPGLLGIAVTLVRAADERTKPNAQRLPEFTDLNLPRLQRALLTPAPHYPDLDEIDLAFRLSKLRETLGTDDPLVKAFLGTASPDELAHRLVSETKLGDPAVRKSLYDGGKDAIAASTDPMIVMARNLDPQLRALRKDVEDRITAPSRAAAERIAKARFAVYGTKLDPDATFTLRLSYGTVKGFPNESNVEVPPYTTIGGLFERATGADPYVLPKSWLDAKSLLNLSTPMNLTTTNDIIGGNSGSPLIDQRGQIVGLAFDGNIYSLGGDYGYDPVRNRMIAVDSRAMLEALTKVYHADRLVAEITAARGR is encoded by the coding sequence ATGCGCCGCTTGCTTTCGTTCGTGGCCGCCGCCACGCTCGTCTTTTCGTGTCTTTCTTCGTCCGCGTTCGCCGACGAAGGGATGTGGACGTTCGACAACTTCCCGTCGGCGAAGGTCAAGCAGGCGTACGGCTTCGCGCCCTCGCGGCAGTGGCTCGACCACGTGCGGCTGGCCTCGCTGCGCGCGCCGGGCTGCAGCGCGTCGTTCGTCTCGCCCGACGGGCTGGTGATGACGAACCACCACTGCGTGGTGAACTGCCTCGCGCAGCTCTCGTCGGCGCAGAAGAACTACGCCGAGAGCGGGTTCTACGCGCAGCGCCGTGAGGACGAGATCCGCTGCCCGAACTTCGAGCTGTACCAGCTCGTCGGGATCGGCGACGTCACGAAGACCGTTCAGGGCGCGATAGCCGGAAAGACCGGCGCGGCTGCCAACGTGGCGTTGCGCGAGGTCACGCTGCGCGAGGAGCAGTCGTGCGGCAGCGATCCGTCGGTGCGCTGCCAGGTCGTCCCGCTCTACCACGGCGGCATCTACGATCTCTATCGCTACAAGCGCTACGACGACGTGCGGCTCGCGTTCGCGCCGGAGTTCTCGGTCGCGCAGTTCGGCGGCGATCCCGACAACTTCAACTTCCCGCGCTTCGACTACGACATGTCGCTGGTCCGCGCGTACGAGAACGGGAAGCCGGCCGCGAGCCCCGACTACTTTTCGTGGAGCGCCAACGGTTCCACCATCGGAGAGCTCGTCTTCGTGCCGGGGAATCCGGGCGGGACGTCGCGCGAGCTTACGACCGCCGAGCTCGCGTACGAGCGCGACTACGCCTTGCCGGCCGCAGTCGCGCAGAGCGAGGAGCTGCGCGGCATCCTCGAAGAGTTCATGCGGCGCGGCGCGGAGCAGCGTCGCGAGGCGAACGAACGGCTCTTTCTGCTCGAGAACGGGATCAAAGTGCAGCGCGGTCGCCGGCTCGCGCTGGTCGATCCGGCGTTCTTCGGCACGAAAGTCCGTGACGAGAAGAAGCTGCGCGCCGCGGTTGCGGCCAAGCCGGCGCTGCGGCAGTACGCCTCGGCGTGGACCGAGATCGAGCGGCTGCAGCCGTTGCGGCAGAGCATTGCGCGGCGCGCCGCCGCCGCAACCGCCGCGACGCCGGGGCTGCTCGGCATCGCGGTGACGCTCGTGCGCGCGGCCGACGAGCGGACGAAGCCGAACGCGCAGCGGCTGCCGGAGTTCACCGATCTCAACTTGCCGCGGTTGCAGCGCGCGCTGCTCACGCCGGCGCCGCACTATCCCGACCTCGACGAAATCGACCTCGCGTTCCGCTTGTCGAAGCTGCGCGAGACGCTCGGCACGGACGATCCGCTGGTGAAGGCATTTCTCGGCACGGCGTCGCCCGATGAGCTTGCGCACCGGCTGGTGAGCGAGACGAAGCTCGGCGATCCGGCTGTCCGCAAGTCGCTCTACGACGGCGGCAAAGACGCGATTGCGGCGTCGACCGATCCGATGATCGTCATGGCGCGCAATCTCGATCCGCAGCTGCGCGCGCTGCGCAAGGATGTCGAGGACCGCATCACCGCACCCTCACGCGCGGCCGCCGAGCGGATCGCGAAGGCGCGCTTCGCGGTCTACGGCACGAAGCTCGATCCCGACGCGACGTTCACGCTGCGCCTGAGCTACGGGACGGTGAAGGGCTTCCCGAACGAGTCGAACGTGGAGGTCCCGCCGTACACCACGATCGGCGGGCTGTTCGAGCGCGCGACCGGTGCCGATCCGTACGTTCTCCCGAAGAGCTGGCTCGACGCCAAGTCATTGCTGAACCTCTCGACACCGATGAATCTGACGACGACCAACGACATCATCGGCGGAAACTCGGGAAGCCCGCTGATCGACCAGCGCGGCCAGATCGTCGGGCTGGCCTTCGACGGGAACATCTACTCGCTCGGCGGCGACTACGGCTACGACCCGGTCCGCAACCGCATGATCGCCGTCGACAGCCGCGCGATGCTCGAGGCGCTCACGAAGGTGTACCACGCCGACCGGCTCGTCGCCGAAATCACCGCGGCGCGCGGTCGCTAA
- a CDS encoding transporter, which yields MTPRSLLGALAASVLVATAAMPAVAGPPYETDDPEPTAFRHYEIYVFTSYDRDASHAINASLPSVELNYGLMPNVQFSVTAPFAATQSAATPFRAGFGDAEVALKVRFVQERPGRPQASFYPALVLPTGNAALGLGGGAPKVFLPIWLQKTNGAWTYFGGGGVWRNPGPGNRDYTFTGFAATHEVREGFNVGAEVYHQSPDTIRGTASTGVAVGFTADRGQNHALLASFGRDVAGPGTFHAYAAYELYLGPAAAGKKR from the coding sequence GTGACTCCTCGATCGCTGCTCGGTGCGCTGGCCGCTTCGGTACTCGTGGCGACCGCCGCCATGCCTGCCGTCGCCGGCCCGCCGTACGAGACGGACGACCCGGAACCGACCGCGTTTCGGCACTACGAGATCTACGTGTTCACGTCGTACGACCGCGACGCGTCGCACGCGATCAACGCATCGCTGCCCTCCGTCGAGCTCAACTACGGACTCATGCCGAACGTGCAGTTCTCGGTCACGGCGCCGTTCGCGGCCACGCAGAGCGCTGCGACGCCGTTTCGTGCGGGGTTCGGCGATGCCGAAGTGGCGTTAAAAGTTCGGTTCGTGCAAGAGCGCCCAGGGCGCCCACAAGCGTCCTTCTATCCCGCGCTCGTGCTTCCGACCGGCAATGCGGCGCTCGGGCTCGGCGGAGGCGCGCCGAAGGTCTTCCTGCCGATCTGGCTGCAGAAGACGAACGGCGCATGGACGTACTTCGGCGGGGGCGGCGTCTGGCGCAATCCGGGGCCGGGTAACCGCGATTACACCTTCACGGGATTCGCCGCGACGCACGAAGTGCGCGAGGGGTTCAACGTCGGTGCCGAGGTGTACCACCAGTCGCCCGACACCATCCGCGGCACGGCGTCGACGGGCGTCGCCGTCGGCTTCACCGCCGATCGGGGCCAGAACCACGCGCTGCTCGCGTCGTTCGGGCGCGACGTCGCCGGACCCGGAACGTTCCACGCGTACGCTGCGTACGAGCTGTATCTCGGTCCGGCCGCGGCCGGCAAGAAACGCTAG